The Bombus fervidus isolate BK054 chromosome 1, iyBomFerv1, whole genome shotgun sequence genome includes a window with the following:
- the LOC139989285 gene encoding protein ABHD18 isoform X1 — translation MPRSRLDAVYRSILLTKFFTKGWGSPHNLKRIFEFRRLLANREICYKLIPRDYPINITKDEEWSDCHIIEGCFESPFNKHLPDIMPYETITAHFQLVLPPKWHSHKIKPICLHLAGTGDHFFWRRRNLIAKPLLKESGIASLLLENPFYGSRKPQNQIRSCLHNVCDIFIMGGCLIMESIVLLNWCEQQGFGPLGLTGLSMGGHMASLAATNWPKPIPLIPCLSWSTASPVFTQGVMSASINWTLLENQYFENELYQNDLAKMVKIIGKDDAFLAGQHFAQHYPSSMKRVNELNHMSDHTTEEVHTTTASETVINNKVHNDCDSQNQDNTLKNQVAEEKAARIFPLNILSNKFRLKDSNTLKVLNTNFTKAWCGTSMFIAHFALAIGVCLLPVPRHPLFSDCKWREREALQFMCGIMDECTHLKNFEVPVDTELIIAVCARNDAYVPRDNCMSLDKIWPGAEIRYIDAGHVSAYLLHQKVFRSTIVEAFERSMKKYPIQIS, via the exons ATGCCACGAAGTCGTTTGGATGCCGTTTACAGAAGTATTTTGCTAACTAAATTCTTTACGAAGGGCTGGGGTAGTCCTCACAATCTTAAAAG gaTTTTTGAATTTAGAAGACTCCTTGCCAACAGagaaatatgttataaacttATACCCCGTGATTACCCAATTAACATAACTAag gaTGAAGAATGGTCAGATTGTCATATCATAGAAGGATGTTTTGAAAGTCCATTCAATAAACACCTCCCTGATATAATGCCTTATGAGACAATAACTGCACATTTCCAATTAGTACTACCACCAAAATGGCATTCCCATAAAATAAAACCCATTTGTTTACATCTTGCTGGAACAGGAGATCAT TTCTTTTGGAGGAGGAGAAATCTAATTGCCAAACCACTACTAAAAGAATCAGGAATTGCATCTTTGTTATTGGAAAATCCATTTTATGGTTCAAGGAAACCACAGAATCAAAT aCGATCTTGTTTACATAATGTATGTGACATCTTTATCATGGGAGGATGTTTAATAATGGAATCAATTGTTTTACTAAATTGGTGCGAGCAACAAGGTTTTGGACCTTTAGGATTGACCGGCTTATCAATGGGTGGTCAT ATGGCTTCATTAGCAGCGACTAACTGGCCGAAACCAATTCCATTAATCCCTTGCCTTTCATGGTCAACAGCATCACCAGTATTTACTCAAGGTGTAATGAGCGCTTCGATTAATTGGACACTTTtagaaaatcaatattttgaaaatgaacTATATCAAAATGATCTTGCCAAAATGGTGAAAATTATTGGTAAAGAC GATGCGTTTTTAGCTGGTCAACATTTTGCACAGCATTATCCTTCGAGTATGAAAAgagttaatgaattaaatcaTATGTCTGACCATACTACTGAAGAAGTACATACTACAACTGCCTCTGAAACTgtgattaataataaagtacATAACGACTGTGATTCGCAAAACCAAGACAATACTCTGAAGAATCAAGTTGCTGAGGAAAAAGCAGCAAGGATATTtcctttaaacattttatcaaacaaatttagaTTAAAAGATTCAAATACACTTAAAG TTTTAAATACTAACTTTACAAAAGCATGGTGTGGTACAAGCATGTTTATAGCACATTTTGCTTTGGCAATAGGTGTTTGTTTGTTACCAGTCCCAAGACATCCGCTATTTTCGGATTGTAAATGGCGCGAACGAGAAGCATTGCAATTTATGTGCGGAATAATGGACGAATGTacgcatttaaaaaattttgaagTGCCTGTTGATACTGAGCTGATTATTGCTGTCTGTGCAAGAAACGATGCGTACGTCCCACGTGATAATTGTATGAGTTTGGATAAAATTTGGCCAGGAGCTGAAATTCGGTACATAGATGCTGGACATGTATCTGCCTATCTTCTTCATCAGAAAGTATTTAG GTCTACTATAGTAGAAGCGTTTGAGCGATCAATGAAGAAATATCCTATACAAATCAGCTGA
- the LOC139989285 gene encoding protein ABHD18 isoform X3 produces MPRSRLDAVYRSILLTKFFTKGWGSPHNLKRIFEFRRLLANREICYKLIPRDYPINITKDEEWSDCHIIEGCFESPFNKHLPDIMPYETITAHFQLVLPPKWHSHKIKPICLHLAGTGDHFFWRRRNLIAKPLLKESGIASLLLENPFYGSRKPQNQIRSCLHNVCDIFIMGGCLIMESIVLLNWCEQQGFGPLGLTGLSMGGHMASLAATNWPKPIPLIPCLSWSTASPVFTQGVMSASINWTLLENQYFENELYQNDLAKMVKIIGKDDAFLAGQHFAQHYPSSMKRVNELNHMSDHTTEEVHTTTASETVINNKVHNDCDSQNQDNTLKNQVAEEKAARIFPLNILSNKFRLKDSNTLKVPRHPLFSDCKWREREALQFMCGIMDECTHLKNFEVPVDTELIIAVCARNDAYVPRDNCMSLDKIWPGAEIRYIDAGHVSAYLLHQKVFRSTIVEAFERSMKKYPIQIS; encoded by the exons ATGCCACGAAGTCGTTTGGATGCCGTTTACAGAAGTATTTTGCTAACTAAATTCTTTACGAAGGGCTGGGGTAGTCCTCACAATCTTAAAAG gaTTTTTGAATTTAGAAGACTCCTTGCCAACAGagaaatatgttataaacttATACCCCGTGATTACCCAATTAACATAACTAag gaTGAAGAATGGTCAGATTGTCATATCATAGAAGGATGTTTTGAAAGTCCATTCAATAAACACCTCCCTGATATAATGCCTTATGAGACAATAACTGCACATTTCCAATTAGTACTACCACCAAAATGGCATTCCCATAAAATAAAACCCATTTGTTTACATCTTGCTGGAACAGGAGATCAT TTCTTTTGGAGGAGGAGAAATCTAATTGCCAAACCACTACTAAAAGAATCAGGAATTGCATCTTTGTTATTGGAAAATCCATTTTATGGTTCAAGGAAACCACAGAATCAAAT aCGATCTTGTTTACATAATGTATGTGACATCTTTATCATGGGAGGATGTTTAATAATGGAATCAATTGTTTTACTAAATTGGTGCGAGCAACAAGGTTTTGGACCTTTAGGATTGACCGGCTTATCAATGGGTGGTCAT ATGGCTTCATTAGCAGCGACTAACTGGCCGAAACCAATTCCATTAATCCCTTGCCTTTCATGGTCAACAGCATCACCAGTATTTACTCAAGGTGTAATGAGCGCTTCGATTAATTGGACACTTTtagaaaatcaatattttgaaaatgaacTATATCAAAATGATCTTGCCAAAATGGTGAAAATTATTGGTAAAGAC GATGCGTTTTTAGCTGGTCAACATTTTGCACAGCATTATCCTTCGAGTATGAAAAgagttaatgaattaaatcaTATGTCTGACCATACTACTGAAGAAGTACATACTACAACTGCCTCTGAAACTgtgattaataataaagtacATAACGACTGTGATTCGCAAAACCAAGACAATACTCTGAAGAATCAAGTTGCTGAGGAAAAAGCAGCAAGGATATTtcctttaaacattttatcaaacaaatttagaTTAAAAGATTCAAATACACTTAAAG TCCCAAGACATCCGCTATTTTCGGATTGTAAATGGCGCGAACGAGAAGCATTGCAATTTATGTGCGGAATAATGGACGAATGTacgcatttaaaaaattttgaagTGCCTGTTGATACTGAGCTGATTATTGCTGTCTGTGCAAGAAACGATGCGTACGTCCCACGTGATAATTGTATGAGTTTGGATAAAATTTGGCCAGGAGCTGAAATTCGGTACATAGATGCTGGACATGTATCTGCCTATCTTCTTCATCAGAAAGTATTTAG GTCTACTATAGTAGAAGCGTTTGAGCGATCAATGAAGAAATATCCTATACAAATCAGCTGA
- the LOC139989285 gene encoding protein ABHD18 isoform X2, which yields MPRSRLDAVYRSILLTKFFTKGWGSPHNLKRIFEFRRLLANREICYKLIPRDYPINITKDEEWSDCHIIEGCFESPFNKHLPDIMPYETITAHFQLVLPPKWHSHKIKPICLHLAGTGDHFFWRRRNLIAKPLLKESGIASLLLENPFYGSRKPQNQIRSCLHNVCDIFIMGGCLIMESIVLLNWCEQQGFGPLGLTGLSMGGHMASLAATNWPKPIPLIPCLSWSTASPVFTQGVMSASINWTLLENQYFENELYQNDLAKMVKIIGKDDAFLAGQHFAQHYPSSMKRVNELNHMSDHTTEEVHTTTASETVINNKVHNDCDSQNQDNTLKNQVAEEKAARIFPLNILSNKFRLKDSNTLKGVCLLPVPRHPLFSDCKWREREALQFMCGIMDECTHLKNFEVPVDTELIIAVCARNDAYVPRDNCMSLDKIWPGAEIRYIDAGHVSAYLLHQKVFRSTIVEAFERSMKKYPIQIS from the exons ATGCCACGAAGTCGTTTGGATGCCGTTTACAGAAGTATTTTGCTAACTAAATTCTTTACGAAGGGCTGGGGTAGTCCTCACAATCTTAAAAG gaTTTTTGAATTTAGAAGACTCCTTGCCAACAGagaaatatgttataaacttATACCCCGTGATTACCCAATTAACATAACTAag gaTGAAGAATGGTCAGATTGTCATATCATAGAAGGATGTTTTGAAAGTCCATTCAATAAACACCTCCCTGATATAATGCCTTATGAGACAATAACTGCACATTTCCAATTAGTACTACCACCAAAATGGCATTCCCATAAAATAAAACCCATTTGTTTACATCTTGCTGGAACAGGAGATCAT TTCTTTTGGAGGAGGAGAAATCTAATTGCCAAACCACTACTAAAAGAATCAGGAATTGCATCTTTGTTATTGGAAAATCCATTTTATGGTTCAAGGAAACCACAGAATCAAAT aCGATCTTGTTTACATAATGTATGTGACATCTTTATCATGGGAGGATGTTTAATAATGGAATCAATTGTTTTACTAAATTGGTGCGAGCAACAAGGTTTTGGACCTTTAGGATTGACCGGCTTATCAATGGGTGGTCAT ATGGCTTCATTAGCAGCGACTAACTGGCCGAAACCAATTCCATTAATCCCTTGCCTTTCATGGTCAACAGCATCACCAGTATTTACTCAAGGTGTAATGAGCGCTTCGATTAATTGGACACTTTtagaaaatcaatattttgaaaatgaacTATATCAAAATGATCTTGCCAAAATGGTGAAAATTATTGGTAAAGAC GATGCGTTTTTAGCTGGTCAACATTTTGCACAGCATTATCCTTCGAGTATGAAAAgagttaatgaattaaatcaTATGTCTGACCATACTACTGAAGAAGTACATACTACAACTGCCTCTGAAACTgtgattaataataaagtacATAACGACTGTGATTCGCAAAACCAAGACAATACTCTGAAGAATCAAGTTGCTGAGGAAAAAGCAGCAAGGATATTtcctttaaacattttatcaaacaaatttagaTTAAAAGATTCAAATACACTTAAAG GTGTTTGTTTGTTACCAGTCCCAAGACATCCGCTATTTTCGGATTGTAAATGGCGCGAACGAGAAGCATTGCAATTTATGTGCGGAATAATGGACGAATGTacgcatttaaaaaattttgaagTGCCTGTTGATACTGAGCTGATTATTGCTGTCTGTGCAAGAAACGATGCGTACGTCCCACGTGATAATTGTATGAGTTTGGATAAAATTTGGCCAGGAGCTGAAATTCGGTACATAGATGCTGGACATGTATCTGCCTATCTTCTTCATCAGAAAGTATTTAG GTCTACTATAGTAGAAGCGTTTGAGCGATCAATGAAGAAATATCCTATACAAATCAGCTGA
- the Tex gene encoding THO complex 3 homolog tex yields MKITMSASRVDELISYFKSHNKIREQQSHSAKVHSVGWSCDGKLLASGSFDKSVCIFSLCPDRLKQETTFRGHGGSVDQLCWHAFYPELLSTASGDKTVRIWDTRTQKCTANISTRGENINISWSPDGNTIAVGNKEDLVTFIDARVMKIRAEEQFNFEVNEISWNKDSDTFYLTNGQGCVHILSYPDLELLHVIKAHPGTCICIEFDPTGRYFATGSADALVSLWDADELCCLRTFSRLEWPVRTISFSYDGQLLAAASEDLVIDIGEVETGEKIADIPVEAATFTVAWHPKQYLLAYACDDKDTYDRKRDAGSLKVFGFAND; encoded by the exons atgaaaataacaatGTCCGCTTCTCGTGTAGATGAGCTGATCAGTTACTTCAAATCACACAACAAAATTAGAGAACAACAAAGTCATTCTGCTAAAGTACATAGCGTAGGATGGAGTTGCGATGGGAAATTGTTAGCTTCCGGATCTTTTGATAAATCTGTTTGCATTTTCTCCCTTTGTCCGGATCGTTTA AAACAAGAAACAACTTTCAGAGGACATGGTGGTAGTGTGGATCAATTGTGCTGGCATGCCTTTTACCCTGAATTATTATCTACTGCGAGTGGAGACAAGACAGTTCGTATATGGGATACGAGGACTCAAAAATGCACAGCAAACATCAGTACAAGgggtgaaaatattaatatatcatgGTCACCTGATGGTAATACAATAGCAGTAGGAAATAAAGAAGATTTAGTGACTTTTATTGATGCACGGGTGATGAAAATTCGTGCGGAAGAACAATTTAACTTTgaagtaaatgaaatttcatggaATAAGGATTCTGATACATTTTACCTAACTAATGGTCAAGGCTGTGTTCATATACTTAGCTATCCAGATTTAGAATTGTTACATGTAATCAAAGCACATCCAGGGACATGTATTTGTATAGAATTTGATCCTACTGGAAGGTATTTTGCAACTGGTTCAGCAGATGCATTAGTTTCTTTATGGGATGCAGATGAACTGTGCTGTTTAAGAACATTTTCAAGATTAGAATGGCCAGTGAGAACCATATCATTTTCTTATGATGGACAATTATTGGCTGCAGCATCTGAAGATCTTGTGATAGATATAGGTGAAGTTGAAACTGGAGAGAAGATTGCAGATATACCAGTAGAGGCAGCAACCTTTACAGTAGCATGGCATCCAAAACAATATTTGTTAGCATATGCATGTGATGACAAAGATACTTATGACAGAAAACGTGATGCTGGCAGTTTGAAAGTATTTGGATTTGCCAATGactaa
- the LOC139989302 gene encoding uncharacterized protein: protein MSCLEESQADCRCLYTLTLTDAIIHEQFSEMKDSFNHVPSIHEVDEEETDEENTCDQESKTPKDIEQSADLVKDTIDEDSIYSNDSFCSDESGDESEGTNATSRSLNESHHSPEITNCTSNQKDSKSEKEEEGSENTIQNNEITNLVCCRSSISEDNSIGIKQVRNRRRNMSFTDDEIRKIEWENQILLRKIMAQQRPKEKILHESVPSTRISSSAINRKKLQKKIENENILLLQRIQQTKSRVMNNTTKPGCRQTIL from the exons ATGTCATGCTTAGAAGAGAGTCAGGCTGATTGTAGGTGTCTGTATACATTAACGTTAACGGATGCAATAATTCATGAACAATTTTCTGAAATGAAAGATAGTTTCAATCATGTGCCCAGTATTCATGAAGTGGATGAAGAAGAAACCGACGAGGAAAATACCTGTGATCAAGAATCAAAGACCCCCAAAGATATTGAACAATCTGCAGATTTAGTAAAAGACACTATAGATGAAGATTCCATCTATAGCAATGACTCGTTTTGTTCTGATGAGTCTGGTGATGAATCTGAAGGAACTAATGCCACATCAAGATCGCTTAATGAGTCCCATCATTCTCCTGAAATTACTAATTGCACAAGTAACCAAAAGGATAGCAAaagtgaaaaagaagaagaaggatctgaaaatacaatacaaaaCAATGAAATTACAAACTTAGTCTGCTGTAGAAGTTCAATATCTGAAGATAATTCTATAGGCATTAAACAGGTAAGGAACAGAAGGAGGAATATGAGTTTTACAGACGATGAAATTCGGAAGATCGAATGGGAGAATCAAATTCTTTTGAGAAAGATAATGGCACAACAAAGACCAAAGGAGAAGATACTTCATGAAAGTGTCCCATCAACGCGCATAAGCAGCTCTGcaataaatagaaagaaattacagaagaaaatagaaaatgaaaatata tTGCTCTTGCAAAGGATACAACAAACTAAATCACGTGTTATGAACAATACAACAAAACCTGGTTGTAGACAGACAATTTTATAA